The following DNA comes from Sphingomonas flavescens.
CGTCGCCGACGCCGTGCAGCAGGGTGAGACGATCGCGATCTTCGGCGATTACGACGTCGATGGCGCGACCAGCGCGGCGTTGCTGACCTTGCTGCTCCGGCGGCTGGGGGCGGAACCGATCGTCTACATCCCCGACCGGTTGATGGAGGGCTACGGCCCATCGGGCAAAGCGCTGGTCGAGCTGCAGCAGCGAGGCGCCAGGGTCGCGATATGCGTCGACTGCGGGGCGCAGGCGTTCGACGCGCTGCAACAGGCCTCGGATGCCGGGCTGGATGTGGTCGTCGTCGACCATCACCAGTGCGCGACGCTGCTTCCGGTCGCTTATGCGATGATCAACCCGAACCGGCTGGACGAGCACGCGGACGGCGCGGCGCACGGGCATTTGGCGGCGGTTGGCATGGCGTTCCTGCTCGGCGTCGCGTTGCTGCGTGAGTTGCGGGCACGCGGCTCTTTCGAGGCTCTGGCGGAGCCGAAGATCCTCGACCTGCTCGACCTCGTAGCGCTGGGGACGGTGGCGGATGTCGCGCGCCTGAAGAGCCTCAATCGCGCCTTCGTCACGCAGGGCCTGAAAATCATGGCCGGGCGGCAGAATGTCGGGCTGTCGGCGCTAGCCGAAGCGGCGCGGCTGGTGAAGCCGCCGAGCTGCCGCGACCTCGGCTTCGCGCTGGGGCCCCGGATCAACGCCGGCGGCCGAGTCGGCAAGTCCGACCTCGGCGTGCGGCTGCTGACCGCCACCGACCCAGAGGAAGCGCGGACCATCGCCAGCGAGCTCGACCGGCTCAACGAAGAGAGGCGCGCGATTGAAATGCTCGTCTGTGAGCAGGCCGAAGCGCAGGCACGGGAGCAGGGCGCTGCGCCGGTCATCACCGTCATGAGCGGCGGCTGGCATCAGGGCGTAATCGGCATCGTCGCGGGGCGGATCAAGGAAAGGTTCGGCCGGCCGGCGATCGTCATTGCCGAAACCGAGGACGGCACTGGCAAGGGATCCGGCCGCTCGATCTCCGGCGTCGACCTGGGCGCAGCGGTGCTCGCGGCCAAGGAAAGCGGGCTGCTGATTGCCGGCGGCGGGCACGCGATGGCCGCGGGCCTGACGCTGCCGGCGGGTGGGCTGGAGGCTTTCCGCACGTTCATAAACGAGCGACTGGCCGGCGACGTGGAGCAGTCGCGAGCAGATCGCGCCCTGCTGCTCGACGCGCTACTGGCGCCAGGCGGCGTCGCTGCCGCCCTATGCGATGCGCTCGATACGGCCGGCCCGTATGGCGCTGGTTGGCCCAGCCCGCGCGTCGCCGCGGGCCCGGTGCGGCTTCTGAAGACCGGCATCGTCGGCGACGGTCACGTGCGCGGCATCGGCTGCGGCGACGACGGCAAGAGCTTCAAGTGGATTGCCTTCCGCAGCGCCGCGACGCCGCTGGGTCAGGCGCTCCTGTCCTCGCCCGGCGATCAGCGCTGGTGGCTGGCCGGAACGATCAAGCGCGACGAGTGGAATGGCGGCAATGCGGCCGAGATGCACCTTGAAGACGCCGCGCTTGCTTGACCGGCGGCGACCGCTCGCCTAACCGCGACCCGCTTCCTGAAGCGGCCCCATCGTCTAGCGGTCTAGGACGTCGCCCTTTCACGGCGAAAACACGGGTTCGAGTCCCGTTGGGGTCACCAGCTTATAAGTCGTTGAGAACAACGGATAATTTGATGGTTTTGTCGGTCAGATAATGACCGGTTTTCAGCCATTTTTCGCGGTGTGTGATCGGGCTGCCGGATGCTAGAGAAGTCTTCTCACCCCGTCGCTAGCCTGAAATTGCGGCTTTTTCTCTTTCGCCCAAAGACTGTGTCTTGAGTGAGGTCGGACAAGGCTCATTTCAGCCGAGCAGCATCGCCTCTTGATCGCTCCAACCGAGGGGCAGGCCGTCGATGTTCTGGAGGAACCGATTGGTCACCATGGGTGGCTGCCGACCCTCAACGATCGCATCGACGATAGTCGGCGAGAGATAGCTCAAGCGGAGAAGCCGCTTGAACCGCTCTGTCGACCGGCCGAACAGCTTCGCCAGGCGATCAAGGTCGAGGTTTGACCTGGCCTCGGCGAGTGCCCTGGCGCGATGCGCATCCCGGAGCAGAACAATCAGCTGCGGGTCCGGTCGGGTACCTTCAACTTGCTCGGTCGCGCCGATTACCAGCCGGGCATCGTTGCCGTGGCGGATACGGTCGATCGAGCGTTCCAGCCGGGTCCCGTCATTGAGTTCGATAGTGACGAGACCGTCGCCGATGATGATCTTCCGGAGATGATCAAGGATCAGTAGGCGTTTGGCTCGGCCGTCGCAGCCTTGAAGGACTGCGATACGTTCCGCGACCTTCGCGTGTGCATCGACGCTAGCGACCGCCGAGCCGAGGTGGTCGGCGAGCTGGGCGCAACAGATGGCCTCGATGGATTCCGCAGCTAGCCGATACGCCGCAGGATCACCGTCACGCATCGTCTTGGGGTGAGTGACATAGTAGCGGAACCGCTGCCCGTTCCGCAGCGTATGAACCGGCCCCATAGTCCTTCCGTGCCGGTCG
Coding sequences within:
- the recJ gene encoding single-stranded-DNA-specific exonuclease RecJ, producing MEAALNIDRSVSGQPWRWRRTADPGLGMDALVDELLLARGVARDDLARHRDPRIRDFLPDPSSFRDMDKGARRVADAVQQGETIAIFGDYDVDGATSAALLTLLLRRLGAEPIVYIPDRLMEGYGPSGKALVELQQRGARVAICVDCGAQAFDALQQASDAGLDVVVVDHHQCATLLPVAYAMINPNRLDEHADGAAHGHLAAVGMAFLLGVALLRELRARGSFEALAEPKILDLLDLVALGTVADVARLKSLNRAFVTQGLKIMAGRQNVGLSALAEAARLVKPPSCRDLGFALGPRINAGGRVGKSDLGVRLLTATDPEEARTIASELDRLNEERRAIEMLVCEQAEAQAREQGAAPVITVMSGGWHQGVIGIVAGRIKERFGRPAIVIAETEDGTGKGSGRSISGVDLGAAVLAAKESGLLIAGGGHAMAAGLTLPAGGLEAFRTFINERLAGDVEQSRADRALLLDALLAPGGVAAALCDALDTAGPYGAGWPSPRVAAGPVRLLKTGIVGDGHVRGIGCGDDGKSFKWIAFRSAATPLGQALLSSPGDQRWWLAGTIKRDEWNGGNAAEMHLEDAALA